The following proteins are co-located in the Larus michahellis chromosome 9, bLarMic1.1, whole genome shotgun sequence genome:
- the ASB12 gene encoding ankyrin repeat and SOCS box protein 12 encodes MSLMDITKMFSMLQPREDEEDNGESEELNRAVSEDNYQTLDNLLSQDRYKRFINRRSGWGVPSTPLRLAATWGRVRSLKVLLAHGAEVDSLDVKAQTPLFMAVSNGHRECVKVLLDAGASPVGSIYNNCSPLLIAARDGNVDILRQLLDHGAETNVQARLPEWAANSVACSGPLYLAAVYGHLECFKTLLLYGADPNYNCTEERIIAQIKEPKTLLETCLRHGCRSDFVKLLIDFGANVYLPNLTVGETQPRSEGLELLLQARAHPKSLMSQSRLVMRRLLKQAGRPHALGELEIPTVLVNYLQHQP; translated from the exons atgagcctAATGGATATCACTAAAATGTTCTCCATGCTCCAGCCCAGAGAAGATGAAGAAGACAACGGAGAAAGCGAGGAGCTGAACCGAGCAGTATCCGAGGACAATTACCAAACCCTCGATAACCTCTTGTCCCAAGACAGGTACAAGAGGTTCATCAACCGCAGGAGCGGCTGGGGGGTACCCAGCACCCCCCTGCGCCTGGCTGCCACCTGGGGCCGCGTCAGGAGCCTGAAGGTCCTCTTGGCCCACGGGGCGGAGGTGGACAGCCTGGACGTGAAGGCTCAAACCCCGCTCTTCATGGCGGTCAGCAACGGCCACCGGGAGTGCGTGAAGGTCCTTCTGGACGCGGGGGCCAGCCCCGTCGGCAGCATCTACAACAACTGCTCACCGCTGCTCATCGCCGCCAGGGATGGCAACGTGGACATCCTGCGGCAGCTCCTGGACCACGGGGCAGAAACCAACGTTCAAGCCAGGCTGCCCGAGTGGGCTGCCAACTCGGTGGCTTGTTCCGGTCCCCTCTACCTTGCTGCCGTGTACGGGCATCTGGAGTGCTTCAAGACGCTGTTGCTTTACGGGGCCGACCCCAACTATAACTGCACGGAGGAGAGGATCATTGCCCAGATCAAGGAGCCCAAGACTCTGCTGGAAACCTGCCTGAGGCACGGCTGCCGGAGCGACTTCGTCAAGCTGCTCATTGACTTTGGAGCCAACGTCTACTTGCCCAACCTCACGGTGGGCGAGACGCAACCCCGCAGTGAgggcctggagctgctgctgcaggcaagaG CTCATCCCAAATCCTTGATGTCTCAGTCCCGGCTGGTGATGAGACGCCTCCTGAAGCAGGCTGGTCGCCCGCACGCCCTCGGCGAGCTGGAGATCCCGACCGTCCTGGTGAACTACCTCCAACACCAACCGTGA